Part of the Trypanosoma brucei gambiense DAL972 chromosome 8, complete sequence genome, CTACAAATTTACGCGACCCCAGGCGATGTCGGCGACTGCAACCCAAACCACGACAAAGCGACAGAGGACGAAAAGCCGGCAGAATACGCCGCAAAATCTATCTGTAACGCCCTGCAGACACAACCAGCGGCTGGCAAGCAACTAACATTAAGCGGGGAGGCCCTAGCAGCAGAAACACTGGTTGTCGAAGCCGCCGGCAGCTGCCTTCCCGGGtacagagggaagaaaaagcttTCAGACAGCGACCGCCAAACCCTAactaaatttttaaaagacGCATATGGAAAAGACAGCGACGCCTTTAACGCAAAATTCACTACTCTAAAACCAGACCACAAGGTTAAAATTCATAAAGGAGGAGAGGTGCAAGCTGTGGATATTGTGGACGCCAACACAGACGACGAGGCACTAAATGCAATAAGCATAATACTAGCCGATCGCGCGGTGCAGATAGCagcgaaaaaacaaaaaacagcagTAGATTCCAAGAAAtcagaaaaatgcaaggaagatacagaagaaagtaaatgtaCAGAGGATGCAGATTGCGAACACAAAGGCGGAAAGTGCAAACTGAAAGAAGGGGTGAAATCagaaaatgatgaaaaaactacaaacaccacaggaatcAATTCTCTTGTTATAAGAtctcccctttttcttgcatttttgattATAGCATAAAACTTTTAAAatccttttttgttaaattttaaaaatgttaTGAAATTCTCTATTTTTAGAGAGTTTGCTAAAATTGATAAAATTTAATATACTCTAATGCTTTGTagtaaaaatatgaaaacagATGACAAAATTCAAAGTTTTAGAAAGAAGCGTATTACCATAACATACAGGTATAACGTAGTGAAGTAGTAAAGTATGGAAATGagtaatatttttattttctttatatattttatgtatatcagttagggttataacagtaatagtaaggatagtaatagtaatatagtagtgtgttgtgagtgtgtatatacgaatattataataagagcagtaataataataataatgataataataatgataataataatgataataataatgataataataggagtgtgttgtgagaggGTATATACgcatattataataagatcagtaataataataatagtaataataatgataataggagagtgttgtgagtgtgtatatacgaatattataataagagcagtaataataataataatagtaataataatgataataataggagagtgttgtgagtgtgtgtatatacgaatactATATTAAGAAcagtaatgatgataatgataataataataatagaagagtgttgtgagtgtgtatgtacgaatattatattaAGAAcagtaatgatgataatgataataataataatagaagagtgttgtgagtgtgtatgtacgaatattatattaAGAAcagtaatgatgataatgataataataataggagagtgttgtgagtgtgtacatacgaatattgtaataacagcagtaatgataataataatagtaataataatgataataataggagagtgttgtgagtgtgtgtatacaaatattgtaataatagtggtgTTCAGCAGCGAAAAGTCAAAAAACAgtagaattttaaaaaatactgttacgaaagagagaaaatgagaGTAAGTGAGTGAGAAGAAATGGGAGAAGATGAGGAACATTATGTTAAGGTAAAtgcagaaaaaagggagaaaagaagagtaaCGAAGATTGGAGATGTGAAGTTTCATACACAGCAGTACATAAGGAAATAATCATATGAAGATGATGGAAGGGCTGATAAGGGGGACACGGATCACGAGGTGTAGAACAAATGTTCTCGCGACGTTACATGAAGTAGCAGAGACGgagaatgaagaagaaaaataatacattATTTTGCAGAGAAACCGGAGAGATTGATTCAGGGTATCTCACAGAAATGGATGGATTCCACTTTTGATATGATTGTGGTGATTGTGGTTTTCAATCTGCAGAACAGCACTGATGTCCAACTCTAACGAAGACAAAACAgtagaaggaaaaggaaggcacTTAGTAATTATGAGGTTTTTCCACAATTTATCCTCACGACAAATAATGTAATAATTTTAATATTTGGGAAGAGGGATATAAAATTATCTGgataaaaattttttaaaaggacTACTGATTGATTACTGTCaaggggaaatgaagaacCAAATCAGTAAAAATGcttaaataaaatatatatgaaacgATAGAGGAGCTTTGTATGAACTACAAGATGTTGCAAAAGACACCCCACCACTTCTCTATTGGTGCTTGAACCAAACTCTAACACCGTTAAAAACACGACTAGTTTACATAAGAATACATATTTACGTGAACATGATGGTATTTATAAAGAAAATGCAATAAAAGAGAGTAAATTTAGGACACTAATTGCGATTCAAGAGACGAAAACACATGATATGCAAGAGGATAACGCTATGACCCACTTACGGTCACGTTCACAGGTAAAGTGTTGACGTTCTGTTTTCATTGAAGGTTCATTCACGTAGCGTGTTTTTGCCTGCAATAGAAGCCTACAGCTACCATaaatttaaatttttttgaaGCAGATATAAAATTCTACGGTATGTAATCATTGTGTAAATTCTTCAGGATAAATTGGGTCTGAACGTTTTTCATTAATTCCATGGGTTTTTATGGTAAAATGgtcattttcacaagttTAACATGTAAGAAACTACATCGTTTAAAGCTTTGATTCAATACTTTTATTAGTGAAAGTATTcagttatatatatttaaagaaCACATTGGACTTTAGCGGGGCGATCATGATTATTCCTGGAAAGTCACGGCAGCCCTTAGCGCCCACTGGTGCCTATACTTTATTTAGAACTCTTTGAAGAATGCATTGTTTACACCCAAGACTCTATAATGACTGTACAGCGACCTCAGATAGAAAATTAAACTGTTGAAGGCCGTACAAATCGTGTAAAAGGATAATTATGGGGAGAATTAATGGCAGACGTGAAGCAGTGGAAGCTCAAGAAACTGATGATCGCACTACTCTTTGCAGAAATGCCAAAAAAGCGtcaaatttttaaaaagtaacaaaaggagaaaggatgcataaaaacaaaaaacgtcAATAAATCCTTTAATTTTTCGCAACCAAGAGTAAAAACAGTAAGATTCAGTGTATGATACATTCAATAAAATTGGAAAATTTATTGGAGAAAAGTAAgcatttctatttttctagAGTAAAGCATGCAAGTGTCTGAAAATGCACGTTCAACAGATTACAACCGACGTAACTTACAATAACTCAACTGTATTTAAGCTATCAGGCAAATATAACGAAGAAGAAACCATTTCTCATGATGATTAGAGCACAATCGTACTTTCCCGTATCTTCAAATTccaaaagaaagcaataaaTACAGACAACCCTCGCAGGGAAATAGTGTAAAAAGAGGGAGTATCTAGTAAAAATAGGAGAAACAACAACTCCATAATGCTTAGAATGTCGATTTGTAAAGAAACGAACAGACAACATAGGATATAAAGCCGAATCGACTGTGCGAGCAGGGGAGACAATTGTAAATGAGCATAATATGCGACGCTGGAAAACACCATATagactaaaaaaaaacatttattACAGAAATGGTTTAATCCGAGAGTAGAATTGGTAGCTactgtattttttaatttgatggtagattaattttttaaacgCTAAGTTGGTGAGTAACAAATTCGTATACTGTTGTGGTTTTTTGATTTAGGTATAGCATagagaagatggaaaaaatattttaaaaggtGAAAGGCATTGGTGAGTTGGAGtattgtaaataaataaatatataaatatatatttaatttttatggcaaatgcagaaacaaagcaaataaGGGACTAAAGACTTGGAACAACAAGCAGCACTAACACACCACCTAACATAAAAAACTAGTCACAATGATTATAACGAAATTTTTCAAGCAAATCCAATAAACTTAAAAgaaattttttccttttaatttcGACGCAGCCGAAACGCCGACACAGCTACTGGAAGAACTTAACattagaaacaaaaacagcagccgCAGCTATTTCCTCAAGAAAAAGCCTTTTCCGGACACTATAATTGCCAAGCAAAAATGCGGCACGCATCAAGGGTATGTTCGCTAGGCCTTTTTGTCTTAGCTTTGGTGACGAGTAGCTCGCCGGCTGAAGCAGCATACGACGCGTGCACAACACCGTGTAAATGTAGCAAACGACTCGCCAAAGCATCGACATTCTATGTCCAAAAGTTTGAAACCAGCGTCCACAACCTTGTAAAGATGCAGAGATACTTCACAAGACTGCTCATAGCGGCGACAGCAGGCAACGTAGCAACTGCACAAACCGCTCTACCGACTCTGGCTGCCGCGGGAAAAGTGATTCAAGAATGCCAGGAAACTGTCACCGACCAGATAGATGCTCTGAAAACAGGTCTACCAACATTAGCCAACGCCTCTTCCAACCTTGCGGCGCTAGCAAGGCGCGGGAGCACAACAACTACACTCAAAATAACAGCGCAGAACACAGCTGGCTACTTCCGAGACACCTCCTTCGCGGACCCACCAATAGCTATCAAATCCGACGACAGCTGCGGACACGAAAAGGAAGACGACGAAACAAACTTTGACGACACCCAggacgaaaacaaaaatgaaatacTACAACCGAGAGAATACCACACAATAACTGTAACATGCGACAGCGACGGTCGAACAACTGCCACAGTGCGCCGCCGACGGCAGGCACGGGGTTTCTGCAATTTGATCTGACAAGTAAGACAGAACAAGACACCAGCAAAACACCAAGCAGGTGGGGATCTGCAGGCGCCGACAAAGACGTCATAATACAAGGCGAAGTAAATATAACTCAAGGGACCAAAATGGCCCAAGAAGCTCTGAAGGACCTCAAAGCCGCGGCAGCAAACACGTCTTGCGACCGGCAGCTGACTGAGTACGCAACAGTTTCCACGTCGCCTTTGTTCAAACGACAGGCGATCCGCAGTTTGCTTAACAAACCGAACAACGAACAGGATTCCACAAACCCCCCAGACAAGCTAACCGCTCCAATAACGGCGGCTTACGGGGAAGGCGGAAAGgagtacaaaacaaaattgtGGGAAGCCATAGAAACCCTTAAACCACCGATAACAAAGAACAAAGAGCGAGCCGAGCTGGACATTAAAGAAAACACACCTCTTGAACAGCTCACTGAAGCCCCGGCATGGCAGATGGACGAAGCTAACTCGAAGGCATCACAAACAactaaaaataacaaaaatgcaAACGACTCAAGCAAGTCAAATGCAGcagacaaaacagaagacAAGAAAGACGGAGTTAATAAAGCAACAACTGAATGCGTAGCCACTGAAGAGAAATATtgtgacaaaacaaagtgtGATTGGGACgcagagaaaaaacagtGCAAAGTTAAGGAGGGAGCGGTTGTTATTCCTGCTGTAATTAAagtcccttttttgtttctacaaTTATTTATAGAGGATTTTCGCTCAAATTTATGAActttataaaatttatgaaattgTGCTATTTTGAGACAATTTTCTAATATTAGtcatattttaacactttcgTAAAACATTTGAAAAATTtgtaaaataagaaaaattaaaatcatTATATTTTGAATAATAGTGCCTATGAATGCAAAGTGGTGGTGTTAGAGGGTTTGAAAATTTAGTAATATTCTAATTTTGTCtatcttcttatttttagTAACATTAGTTAGGGTTATAATTGtcaaaatagtaataataataggagagtgttgtgagtgtgagtatatgcgaatataataataagagcagcaataataacaaaaataataataacgataatgataggaggaTGTTgcgagtgtgtatatacgcgTATTATAATAGGAGTTGTAATGAAAACGTGTACaaattaaatatatatgtatttaagaaaatggaaagcgTTTAATTAGAATAATTGTGTGTATTATGGATTTTAAGAGATCGAAAGGAATATGATTAAATTAAATGGAGAAAgacaaaggaagagaaatagTGTATGGAAGTTGTGACTCTTCAAGCACTAGCATTATTATTAACGCCATCATGCAAGAGGAGGTGTTGGATGAGACAATAAAGAAGAGGCAGTGTCGACTGTACAACAACAATGATGCCCTTACAACTAATATCGAGAAGCATTGCAAGTGGAAGTCGACTAAAAGCATCTTTTCCAATATGCTCTGGGGAAGTTATTGAGAAATGGATTAATTTCGATCGAGACACCATCATGGATATTCTTTTACGTAAAGTGATAATGTAAGCTTATAGTTGACGTAAAATAGTCGAACTTTCGTGTTTTACTAGGATTGGCGACCCCTGTGTAGCCACAATAAAAACATAATATATAACGACAGCACAAAACCTTGTAACAGCATATGAAACTAGCAGAAAGTTCACAAAAAATCaacagtaaaggaaaaatagCACGGGAGAAGTAAATAGAAGTCTGAATCAAGAGTTATATTGCATAACAATATGGTAAAGAAACAGTTATTTTTATAACTTATGAGCTCAGACAAACTGGTAAAGCTATTAAATATAATgaactttttttaattgttttcTGTGTTGAATAGTGTAAAAATTAAGAAATAAAACTTATATGGAAAACTTATTGGGTTATAAGAAAGATGGTTTATATGAATGCAACTAATTCAATCTTAGAGGGTATAGAAAAGTAGGAAGAATCTATGTCCCCTAAGAATTTCACTCTCACATAGCTTACTACACTGTTaagtttgaaaaaaaaagaaataagttGCAGACGAGCATATAATCAAATATTTCAAATGGAAACGACACTGGCGTTTAAATCCCAAATTGAAGGCATACCTATGAACAAACAACCAACAATCTTTTCTCAATACTCAAAATCCCCATGAGTAAAACGGCGATTGAAACACGAAGAATATGAAGCTGAGTTAGGCACGCAAACAGAAGTCCGAGCGAACAAAGAACTTATGATTATCCGCAGGCAAGCaccaaaaagaataaaaatgaaacttCGTGTCACGCATAAATGGCCATATGCTACCATAAAGATGGTTGTTACACTACATTTTAAACTAAAGGTAATTGTTAGTGTCAATCACTAACTTTCACTTGATAGTCCAGAGGATAGAAATTAAATTTTAtactttaaaaaatattcaGAATTCTATGAACAGGcataaatttttttcaactCTAAAGAATCTGGGCGGGTGAAaccaaagagaaagagaaagtgaGTGAATGAGAAAGCTAAGAAGCAGTCCTACGTCAACAAAAATTACTTTCAAGATACGACCGAGTAGTTAGCGGCTTCTTTCGaatgctgttttctttttacagaGAATACACAAGGTGTTAAGAAGTGAAACGCAGCAGCAAGCAAGATGAAAACGCCGTGGCAACTCTTGCTCGTAGCAGCCAGTTGCTTATATCGAGCCGACGGCGCAGAGACGGACGGTAAAAACATACCAGACATGAACGCCGTATGTGATCTAATAAGACTGGCTCACGCGGACGTTTCAAAATTACCACAACTAGTTTCTACAGCAGAGCTAACTGATGAGTTGCGGGCCATAAATATTTCGGCGGCCGACCCAGAATGGACTCAACAATTTCCAACAAGCAAGGAAACGGAAGACAAAGAGGCGAAGCCCTGTGGTAACGCGACACCAGCAGACAAATGTAAAACAGCCTGGCTGCAATGGCAAGCTGACTCAATAAAAGCCAGCGAAGAGGGGTACTAAATAGCAAAAAACAAGCCAACTGCCGAGAAGCTTTTAACTGGAGCCGGTGTAGCAACAGCCATAGCAATAACAGGAATAACGGAGGAAGCGCTGGAGGAAATAAGGATCTTTGACTCGGAAAGCAAACCTCAGCTTGACCAGCTGGCAACCAAAGTAAAAGCCGAACTAGCGCAGGCTGCCTACGGCGAAGACACAATAAACTCTAACGAGGCGCAACGGTGCGACATCTCACCaaccacaaataaacaaactaCGTGTAAACTACCAGCGGTCGGAGCAGCTCTATGCGTTACGGCAGCATGTATTTGTACCAAAGGCGGCACAAACAGCCAGGACATGTGCGGACGGCAAAGCACGGGGACGCAAGCGCTCTGGAACAGCGGAAAACTAAGTACAGCATACCAACCGATCGGACAAGCCTGTCTGAAAAAAGCACCAGAGCCAATAACAGTAGAAGCTATAGCCAGCGCACTGGCCCATTTCAAAGCGAGGCTGCATTTCGTAGAaagcggtggaacatcaatGCTTGCTCTCGGTACAATAACCAGCGCAAATAGCTGCGCGGTAAAGGCGAGCGAAGCATGCGCTGACTTTACACTAGACTCAAATCACAAATCagacacacaacacacagaGAACAAGTGGCGCAAACGCCTGGAAATAACAATGGAACTCTtaacaaagggaaaagaagccgCCATGAGCCAAGACAACCTAGTGACCAACCTCAAGGCCAAAAAAACGAGAGTCCTTCTTATTCTAAAGCAACTCAAAGATGCTCGGCTGCCAGTGCTgacggcagcagcagaaaacaaaGCAGACAACAAGGGACCCGAAACAGCGGCCGATAAAGAACAACAAGAATCCGAAAAAAGACTGCAAtgccaaagaaaaacaaacagattGCAAACCACCATGCACATGGAAtggcgaagaaaaagatgagaagaaaaagtgcacattgagtgaggATGCCAAAAAGGAAGTACAACaggcagcagaaaaagcaaaccaagaaGCTGGAAGGAAAGATGACAAAACCGAGGAGAAGTGTGCAAAACACGGAACCAATAAGGAGACTTTCCTAGCTGACAAGACAGgagacaaacaaaattgtgcatttAGGAAGGGTAAAGAGGGTGAAGATGACAAAGAAACTGAAAAGTGCCGAAATGGCAGCACTCTCGTCAATAAGCAATTGGCTCTGAGTATGGATGCTgttttttgtgagtttgatAGTATTCTGAATACTGACcaatttaaatatttttgatcaattttataaaatttatgaaattttatatttttgagAGAATTGCTAAATTTTCCATTATTTAATATACATTAAAACTTTGGTTAAAACTATTAAAATCAGTTAAAGTTCCAACAATTAGGTGTGATATTGGATTTTTTGTGTTAAGTACGATGGTGATaaggtatgaaaaatgagttcAATTCTagttttgtttattctgCTTGCTTTATGTATATTAGGTTGGTTTGTAATAGTAATATTAATAGTAAAATTAACGATAATAGTAGGAGTGTGTTATGAGTGTacatatactaatattataataggagtggtaataataataatgataatgataataatatataatagGAGTGTGTTCTGGGTGtgcatatactaatattGGTAAGAagaatagtaataataataatgataataatgataatgatagaagattgttgtgagtgtgtatatgctAATAGTATAGTAAGaacagtaatgataataatgatgatgataatgattaAAAAATTGAAGTATTAGAAGTTTATAACTTTATTAATATAAGAAtataatgaaaaaataagcgcaaaaaaaataaactcacATACAACATTAAAAAGGACGACTGATTACTATatttgaaaaggaagaaaaataatactaAACGACACAGAAAGAGATAGACAGAGCGAGAATGATATGAATTATGCGCAAtgtcacacacaaacatggcGGTTGGAATCATCGTACACTGGATGATGAAGGATCTTGGGGACAATTAAGGAAGGGTAGTGCATTTCGAGTGTCAAATAAAGTCTTTACCTAATTTCTAGTAGTAAAGCGCATAAAAAATCATATATGTTGatgtttttcatttatatacAAAGTGGAGCGTTTTGTaattgaaaaaggaaacttGTTGAAGATCAAAATTTAGATTGTGGCATAATCTCCTATCCTAACATCTTTATAATCTCAAAATTCTTCTCTTACAATCCTTCCAAATTTTAATTGTAAATCAGTAATGATATTTGGTATCTAGAGAACTTTAATCTTACTGCTGCTATTACATTTAGTGTGTTTAAGTTCAATTTTTCTACAAGAAGCTGAGATAAATGACACAATAAATATAACACAAAATGATTCTAGCAAACTAAGAGTGTTTGTAGTTGTCTTTCAAAATCATGCAACTCAAGGATGGTGTAGCCTCATATTGAGTGGTAAACTCAAcaatgttgaaattattacaattgaaATAGGAGATTTGTACAGCCATGTTAAGAGATCTAGATGGATTATGGAATttttagagaaacagaatgcaagtgatgaggatgttGTAATTCATTTGGACGGATCGGATATTATTGTTAGTGACgaagaaaaatatgaaaaggcTGTGAAATATTTTATGCAGAATACTGCTGAAAATGAAGCGAGGTTTAGTGAAGAGGATATTGACAAAGATAATCAAATTTCTCCTATTATATTCATGACAACATCCGAGTGTTATGGTCCTTAGTTGGATTTGCTTATGAACTCAGATCACAAGGAGCATGTGCAGAGATGTTATTGGTTTTTTAATGTGGGCTACCGAAAAGAGGAGGGTAAAAAATTATCTCATTTACTGAAATCGCCTCCTAGTGGAAAACCCTATCTTAGCGGTGGTGGCTTGATAGCCAGAGTTTGGGCAGTTAAAAGGTTTGAATATGCGTTTGAAGAGTtactaaagggaagtgaggagTGGTGGTCAGAGCAAAGTATCTACAAAACCTTGTTATTTTGGAGTGCAAGTCAAGAAGAGGCTGTTGGACAGAAATTAGGTTTGAAGAGAGAAGTGATTAGATTGGAATATGAGGAGAgattcttttctatttccaATAGCGAGGTGATTGGAGAGaccccattcattcattcattttcctggTCAGAAAATTGCATGGGGGGAGAAAGCAAGACTGATTGTGAAAAATCTTACTTGGTATAAAAGGTTAAACGGCAGACAATTTAATTCGAAGGATATGGGGAAAGTAGAAACTTATGTAGTAGGTGGAAAGAATTGGGATTACATTTTGATTATGAAAGTATTTGTGGTAATGAGTTtaaagaaagagattagTGTAAACTGAAAAAGCTG contains:
- a CDS encoding variant surface glycoprotein (VSG); translated protein: MRHASRVCSLGLFVLALVTSSSPAEAAYDACTTPCKCSKRLAKASTFYVQKFETSVHNLVKMQRYFTRLLIAATAGNVATAQTALPTLAAAGKVIQECQETVTDQIDALKTGLPTLANASSNLAALARRGSTTTTLKITAQNTAGYFRDTSFADPPIAIKSDDSCGHEKEDDETNFDDNTTTERIPHNNCNMRQRRSNNCHSAPPTAGTGFLQFDLTSKTEQDTSKTPSRWGSAGADKDVIIQGEVNITQGTKMAQEALKDLKAAAANTSCDRQLTEYATVSTSPLFKRQAIRSLLNKPNNEQDSTNPPDKLTAPITAAYGEGGKEYKTKLWEAIETLKPPITKNKERAELDIKENTPLEQLTEAPAWQMDEANSKASQTTKNNKNANDSSKSNAADKTEDKKDGVNKATTECVATEEKYCDKTKCDWDAEKKQCKVKEGAVVIPAVIKVPFLFLQLFIEDFRSNL
- a CDS encoding variant surface glycoprotein (VSG), (fragment), translated to WSSAAASCARATITDLAPTITRSGHKATGRTEPIKTLQIYATPGDVGDCNPNHDKATEDEKPAEYAAKSICNALQTQPAAGKQLTLSGEALAAETLVVEAAGSCLPGYRGKKKLSDSDRQTLTKFLKDAYGKDSDAFNAKFTTLKPDHKVKIHKGGEVQAVDIVDANTDDEALNAISIILADRAVQIAAKKQKTAVDSKKSEKCKEDTEESKCTEDADCEHKGGKCKLKEGVKSENDEKTTNTTGINSLVIRSPLFLAFLIIA